The following nucleotide sequence is from uncultured Draconibacterium sp..
CATTGACGGCGTTAAAAAATTACTGTTGCCCGCCTGCCGGCCGGCAGGTTTGAGGAGGTACGACTGCCTGTCTCGATCGTAGCATCGGGAATTTTCAGGAATTTTAGCCGTTGCAGCGTAGCTTTTCCGAGCGAAGCGGGCGTAGCCTTGGATTTTCTGTCTACCCTTTGGGCTAAGCCAACGAGTAGAATCTGTCTGATAAGACCAAAGCCTGTTTTCTGTGGTTGGTGGCTCAATCTAATCTTGAATCTTCTTGGGTAAGAAATTCTTTCTTTAACGGAATTCTCATTTATCCTCTAAAACAAGCTAAGCAACTGTTTTATCTTTTCTTCCTTTTCCGTAAAACCAACAGAATTGTAGGCCTCAAGCATCGATTCTACCAAACGTTCTATAAACAAAACATCAGGTTTTGGCTCTGCATATTCTCTTATAGGTCGGTATTCATTTCTTTTCAGATGGTAATCAATTTCTTTGCGGCTGGTAATCGATCCTTTATTCGAAGGATTGATATAGAATAATACTTCTGTTTCGCGAGTTGAGCCATGTACCTTTTGTGCCAGTTCGGCATCAACAATAGCTACCAGCGGGTTTTTAGGGAAATCAACCAAATATGCAGGAAGCTCGATGGCGCGTGCAATAATCGTATAAAAAATACTCATCGAAACCGGATTGCCACGTTTGGTGTCCAAAATCTGGTTTAAAAAGCAGTTTTGTGGCGAATTAGGATTGCTCAAATTCACTGAATAACCATTTAAATTAAAAATGAAGTGGTTTAATATGGTTGTCTTTTCAAGTAGTGTTAACGAGTTATTCAGTTCCAGCCAAATCGATTTTCGCAGGTTTTCAATCTTTAAGGTCAGGTTTAACGGATTGAGGTCGGGGTACTGAAATTTATCCACCGCACAAAATCCTTCAAAAAGATCCTGCGT
It contains:
- a CDS encoding transglutaminase-like domain-containing protein; amino-acid sequence: MNQEKLDALITLLDDPDTTVFQMVQQELLKEDEEIIPALEKKWEQSFDENSQSRIENIIQSLQFKRTFSGLKSWINQTPGTQDLFEGFCAVDKFQYPDLNPLNLTLKIENLRKSIWLELNNSLTLLEKTTILNHFIFNLNGYSVNLSNPNSPQNCFLNQILDTKRGNPVSMSIFYTIIARAIELPAYLVDFPKNPLVAIVDAELAQKVHGSTRETEVLFYINPSNKGSITSRKEIDYHLKRNEYRPIREYAEPKPDVLFIERLVESMLEAYNSVGFTEKEEKIKQLLSLF